The following coding sequences are from one Granulicella arctica window:
- a CDS encoding ABC transporter permease has translation MSITFSRILRRSLLHRRARSLSALVALTVSAAVATALLTLYADLDAKLHKEFRSFGANIVATGSSLPADALSSIQQAAGTDAIAAPFGYAVATTDRGTSVVVAGTDLATVKKLDDWWQVTAWPSGENDALIGQRAADFIADEHDLKLTFAGKPIVLHGVGHLKTGGDEDSRIYMPLTAFTAWTGASTSVIEVQVPGGSAKVEAAISRIKQALPGIDVQPVRQLVEGESRIVDRTHALMYAAVLLIALTVGVSVLATLSASVLERRRDFALMKALGGTQLQLMLLFLLEALVLALAGVAVGFAVGSGAAFGISELNFHTATLPRLSVVPVVLLLNVLIATMAALFPARVLRGLQPAALLKGE, from the coding sequence ATGAGCATCACCTTCAGCCGTATCCTGCGCCGCTCTCTTCTGCATCGCCGCGCCCGCTCGCTGAGCGCCCTCGTTGCCCTCACTGTCTCTGCGGCCGTTGCCACCGCGCTCCTTACCCTCTACGCCGATCTCGACGCCAAGCTCCACAAGGAGTTCCGCAGCTTTGGCGCGAACATCGTCGCCACTGGAAGCTCGCTTCCAGCCGATGCTCTCTCCAGCATTCAGCAGGCTGCGGGGACGGACGCGATCGCTGCTCCCTTCGGCTACGCCGTTGCCACTACCGACCGTGGCACCTCGGTCGTCGTTGCAGGAACTGACCTTGCGACGGTCAAAAAGCTGGATGACTGGTGGCAGGTGACAGCTTGGCCTTCGGGAGAGAATGACGCTCTGATCGGCCAACGCGCCGCTGATTTTATTGCCGATGAGCACGACCTCAAGCTCACCTTCGCCGGCAAACCTATCGTTCTGCATGGCGTGGGCCACCTCAAGACCGGCGGCGATGAGGACAGCCGCATCTACATGCCACTCACCGCTTTCACTGCCTGGACAGGTGCTTCCACCAGCGTTATTGAGGTCCAGGTTCCTGGCGGCAGCGCAAAGGTAGAAGCTGCTATCTCTCGGATAAAGCAGGCTTTACCGGGGATCGATGTCCAGCCCGTCCGCCAGCTCGTCGAGGGGGAATCGCGCATCGTCGACCGCACCCACGCGCTGATGTATGCGGCGGTTCTGCTCATCGCGCTCACGGTCGGCGTCTCTGTTTTGGCTACGCTTTCGGCTAGTGTGTTGGAACGGCGGCGAGACTTTGCTTTGATGAAGGCTCTCGGCGGGACGCAGCTTCAATTGATGTTGCTATTTTTGCTGGAGGCGCTGGTGCTTGCGCTTGCCGGAGTGGCTGTCGGCTTCGCTGTCGGCTCGGGCGCGGCCTTTGGAATCAGTGAGTTGAACTTCCATACGGCCACGCTGCCGCGTTTGTCTGTCGTTCCTGTGGTGCTGCTGCTTAACGTGTTGATCGCTACAATGGCTGCGCTCTTCCCTGCCCGCGTATTGCGCGGCCTGCAACCCGCCGCGCTGCTCAAAGGGGAATGA
- a CDS encoding redoxin domain-containing protein produces the protein MRRIWSSIVVGVLLVAGCERGSHPGNIGKPAPQFVIGDSSRTVDLSKLRGQIVVLNLWASWCAPCVEELPSLLAMQQKLPNIKVVAISLDQDDDVYRSFLVKHHVDVLTVRDPDGRINALYGTVQIPETYIIDRDGILRRKLVSAQDWTSPEILNYLSKL, from the coding sequence GTGCGTCGAATCTGGTCGAGTATTGTCGTAGGAGTTTTACTGGTCGCAGGCTGTGAGCGCGGCTCGCACCCCGGAAACATCGGAAAACCTGCGCCCCAGTTCGTCATCGGCGACAGCTCCCGGACCGTCGATCTCAGCAAGCTGCGCGGACAGATCGTCGTGCTCAACCTTTGGGCCAGCTGGTGCGCGCCCTGCGTGGAAGAGCTGCCCAGCCTCCTCGCCATGCAACAAAAGCTGCCCAACATCAAGGTCGTCGCCATCAGCCTGGATCAGGACGACGATGTCTACCGCAGTTTCCTCGTCAAGCATCACGTCGATGTGCTCACCGTCCGCGATCCTGACGGCCGTATCAATGCCCTCTACGGCACCGTGCAGATCCCCGAAACCTACATCATCGACCGCGACGGCATCCTACGTCGCAAGCTCGTCTCCGCCCAGGACTGGACCAGCCCCGAGATCCTCAACTACCTCTCGAAGCTCTAA
- a CDS encoding glycosyltransferase produces MILPARNEERLLPECLASLLVQSEPGFALGVQWEVIVVNDDSSDGTREIAEKSAKNYPGVTALDAPALDLGPLGGFTGKNNACWAGAQRARGAWLLFTDADTEHELGDLSRALREAQRHHVSLLSYSPRQVVTGFWQRAVMPLVFSELASVYPPKQVNDPELRLAAANGQFLMVERDAYFSVGGHRAVGSNVLEDVVLARNIKRGQRPIRFRYAPEALSTKMYRTTAAMIEGWTKNLALLFPSPIALAVWRVLDLLLFFGLPVLGFIVPQHIPYQGLVFFLLWVRTCFRFYNRVLRSNFPALDIAISILGVPLFVFLLIRSFLHHRIHKKVGWKGRTYSTGR; encoded by the coding sequence GTGATTCTTCCGGCCCGAAACGAGGAGCGTCTGCTGCCTGAATGTCTGGCGTCGCTGCTGGTGCAGAGCGAGCCGGGGTTCGCGCTGGGAGTCCAGTGGGAGGTGATCGTCGTCAACGACGATTCGTCGGACGGGACGCGGGAGATCGCGGAGAAGTCGGCAAAGAACTATCCCGGGGTGACGGCACTGGATGCCCCGGCGCTCGACCTGGGGCCGCTCGGTGGATTTACCGGGAAAAATAACGCATGCTGGGCTGGGGCGCAGCGCGCGCGTGGGGCGTGGCTGCTGTTTACGGATGCGGATACGGAGCATGAGTTGGGGGATCTTTCGCGGGCGCTACGGGAGGCGCAGCGGCATCATGTGTCGCTGCTCTCGTACTCGCCGCGGCAGGTGGTTACAGGGTTCTGGCAGCGAGCGGTGATGCCGCTGGTGTTTTCGGAGTTGGCGAGCGTGTATCCGCCAAAGCAGGTGAATGACCCGGAGTTGAGGCTGGCGGCGGCGAACGGGCAGTTTTTGATGGTGGAGCGAGACGCGTACTTTTCAGTTGGCGGGCACCGGGCGGTGGGTTCGAATGTGCTGGAGGATGTGGTGCTGGCGCGGAATATTAAACGCGGTCAGAGGCCAATTCGCTTTCGGTACGCTCCGGAGGCGCTCTCGACGAAGATGTATAGGACGACGGCCGCGATGATCGAGGGTTGGACGAAGAACCTGGCGCTGCTGTTTCCATCGCCGATTGCGCTGGCCGTGTGGCGGGTTCTGGACCTGTTACTGTTCTTCGGGCTGCCGGTGCTCGGGTTTATCGTGCCGCAGCACATTCCCTACCAGGGGCTGGTGTTCTTTCTGTTGTGGGTGCGGACCTGCTTTCGCTTTTATAACCGGGTATTACGGTCGAATTTTCCGGCGCTGGATATCGCGATCTCTATCCTGGGAGTACCCTTGTTTGTATTCCTACTAATTCGCAGCTTTTTGCACCATCGCATCCACAAAAAAGTGGGCTGGAAGGGACGTACTTACAGCACCGGCCGGTGA
- a CDS encoding ABC transporter permease, with the protein MFFRLLMESFLRQRRRKALAGIAILLGTTAVTAMLALATTIGDRIHKELAVYGANIVIYPKADQLDVKVGGVDIKPTTGGAYLKESDLAKLKTIFWANNITGVSPELPVKMAATDGTSLSILGLWFGHPFGSGTTGAPTLHPWWKLNGAWPSSPTEVVAGSRLDKRIGDTITAGGNTFHIVGLLSTGDATENDLLVPLPVAQQLANLPDAIDRVEVSARTKPEDAFARVDPDTLPPKQREIWYCRPYANSIAYQIREAIPGAQAEQVRRVEQSEGTVLARISGLMWLISAAALLAAGFAVSAAMATAVLERRGEIGLMRSLGASKSAIALLFYAETGLLSIVAGTLGYLIGSGLAAWLGARIFSGEAIVLSQILNPVLLPVVVATALLVAIAGCTPSIRTALEMDPSAVLRADA; encoded by the coding sequence ATGTTCTTCCGCCTCCTCATGGAGAGCTTCCTCCGCCAGCGCCGCCGCAAGGCCCTCGCCGGCATCGCGATCTTGCTCGGGACCACCGCTGTCACGGCGATGCTCGCCCTCGCCACCACCATTGGCGATCGCATCCACAAGGAGCTCGCCGTCTACGGCGCCAACATCGTCATCTACCCCAAGGCCGACCAGCTCGATGTAAAGGTCGGCGGCGTCGATATCAAGCCCACCACCGGCGGCGCATACCTCAAAGAGTCTGACCTCGCCAAACTCAAGACCATCTTCTGGGCCAACAACATCACCGGGGTCTCGCCCGAGCTGCCCGTCAAGATGGCCGCCACGGACGGCACCAGCCTTTCGATTCTCGGCCTCTGGTTTGGTCATCCATTCGGCTCTGGCACAACCGGCGCCCCCACCCTGCACCCTTGGTGGAAGCTCAACGGTGCATGGCCCTCCTCACCCACCGAGGTCGTAGCTGGATCACGACTGGACAAGAGGATCGGCGACACCATCACCGCAGGTGGCAACACCTTCCACATCGTCGGTCTACTCTCCACCGGTGACGCTACCGAGAACGATCTTCTCGTCCCCTTACCAGTAGCGCAGCAACTCGCAAACCTACCGGACGCCATCGACCGCGTCGAAGTCTCAGCTCGTACCAAGCCTGAAGACGCCTTCGCTCGTGTCGATCCTGACACTCTCCCTCCCAAGCAGCGTGAGATCTGGTACTGCCGCCCCTATGCCAACTCCATCGCCTACCAGATTCGCGAGGCCATCCCCGGCGCGCAGGCCGAGCAGGTTCGCCGCGTCGAGCAGTCCGAGGGAACAGTCCTTGCCCGCATCTCCGGCCTCATGTGGCTCATCAGCGCGGCCGCGTTATTGGCAGCGGGCTTTGCGGTAAGCGCTGCCATGGCCACCGCCGTCCTTGAGCGGCGCGGCGAGATCGGCCTCATGCGCTCCCTTGGAGCCAGCAAGTCCGCCATCGCCCTGCTCTTCTATGCCGAGACCGGCCTGCTCTCCATCGTCGCCGGAACCCTCGGCTACCTCATCGGCTCCGGCCTGGCGGCATGGCTCGGAGCCCGCATCTTCAGCGGCGAAGCCATCGTCCTCAGCCAGATCCTGAATCCCGTTCTTCTGCCCGTCGTCGTCGCCACCGCGCTGCTCGTCGCTATCGCCGGCTGCACGCCATCCATCCGCACTGCGCTGGAGATGGACCCATCCGCCGTCCTGCGAGCTGACGCATGA
- a CDS encoding ABC transporter ATP-binding protein produces the protein MISVQGLSKSIRNGTGTAARTTDILRGIDFEIPAGQFVAIMGSSGSGKSTLLGLLAGLDTPSAGSVALHGTAISYLPEDKLAQVRGRTIGFVFQSYQLIPTLTALENVLLPHELNAKRKEAAEGLPRARQLLTSVGLADRMEHYPVQLSGGEQQRVALARAFILRPPIVLADEPTGNLDTANGAHVLELLLNLNRTEGTTLVLVTHDPVLAGYADRRITLRDGLILSDEMNLSPTTL, from the coding sequence ATGATCTCCGTACAAGGGCTCAGCAAATCTATTCGCAACGGAACAGGTACGGCGGCGCGCACGACCGACATTCTGAGGGGCATCGACTTCGAGATTCCGGCGGGGCAGTTTGTTGCGATCATGGGTTCGTCGGGATCAGGGAAGTCAACGCTGCTGGGATTGCTGGCAGGATTGGATACGCCGAGTGCGGGAAGCGTTGCGCTGCATGGAACGGCGATCAGCTATCTGCCGGAGGACAAGCTGGCGCAGGTGCGAGGACGGACGATTGGCTTTGTCTTCCAGTCGTATCAACTGATTCCTACGCTGACGGCGCTTGAGAATGTGTTGCTGCCGCATGAGTTGAACGCAAAGCGGAAGGAGGCTGCGGAAGGGCTTCCGAGGGCGCGGCAGTTGTTGACGAGCGTCGGGCTGGCGGATCGGATGGAGCATTATCCGGTGCAACTCTCCGGTGGTGAACAGCAGCGGGTGGCATTGGCGCGCGCATTCATTCTGCGGCCACCGATTGTGCTGGCGGATGAGCCTACGGGCAATCTCGATACGGCCAATGGGGCGCATGTGCTGGAGCTGCTGCTGAACCTGAATCGCACCGAGGGAACGACGCTGGTGCTGGTGACGCATGATCCGGTGCTTGCTGGCTACGCGGACCGTCGCATTACGCTGCGCGATGGATTGATTCTTTCGGATGAGATGAATCTGTCTCCAACGACGTTGTAA
- a CDS encoding HAD family hydrolase — MTTTLHEGSFDALIFDCDNTLVDTAPAHLSALRVGLKHFGLEMTDAFYYPRAGLTPRALFDDFEAEVVGAPIDRQAILGYYAVAFQNGLSLLQEISEVAEIARIWKGKVPMAVGSNGQRANVEATLAVTHLLPLFDFVVVASDVAQGKPAPDIYLEAARRMKVAPERCVVFEDSDEGLEAAYRAGMDGRDIRAVYKPAWSVT, encoded by the coding sequence ATGACAACGACGCTTCATGAAGGCAGCTTTGACGCGCTTATCTTCGATTGTGACAACACCCTGGTCGATACGGCACCCGCGCATCTGAGTGCGCTGCGGGTGGGGCTGAAGCACTTTGGGCTGGAGATGACGGACGCGTTTTATTATCCGCGTGCCGGTCTGACGCCACGGGCGCTCTTCGATGATTTTGAGGCTGAGGTGGTGGGTGCGCCGATTGATCGGCAGGCTATCCTCGGCTACTACGCGGTTGCGTTTCAGAATGGCCTTTCCCTATTGCAGGAGATCTCGGAGGTGGCGGAGATTGCAAGGATCTGGAAGGGGAAGGTGCCGATGGCGGTAGGCTCAAACGGCCAGCGCGCGAATGTGGAGGCGACGCTTGCGGTGACGCATCTGCTGCCGCTGTTCGACTTTGTGGTGGTGGCGTCGGATGTAGCGCAGGGCAAGCCCGCGCCGGATATCTATCTGGAGGCGGCTCGGCGGATGAAGGTGGCGCCGGAGCGGTGTGTGGTCTTCGAGGACTCGGATGAGGGGCTGGAGGCGGCGTATCGTGCGGGGATGGATGGTCGAGACATTCGTGCGGTCTACAAGCCTGCTTGGAGTGTGACGTAA
- the folE gene encoding GTP cyclohydrolase I FolE, which yields MAITPTLEPVTAADFSTQDLYRELLTRIGEDPTRDGLLRTPERMEKSMAFLTKGYTQDVTEVLHGALFDVDYDEMVIVKDVEFYSMCEHHLLPFFGKAHVAYVPNGKVIGLSKIPRLVDVFARRLQVQERLTRQIGDAITEAIQPQGVAVILEASHLCMMMRGVEKQQSTTVTSAMLGVFKTQLQTRNEFLALVRRGGSSI from the coding sequence ATGGCAATTACACCTACACTCGAACCTGTCACCGCCGCGGATTTTTCCACGCAGGATCTTTATCGCGAACTGCTGACGCGCATCGGCGAAGACCCAACACGCGACGGTCTGCTGCGCACGCCGGAGCGCATGGAAAAGTCCATGGCGTTTTTGACCAAGGGCTATACGCAGGATGTGACGGAGGTGCTGCACGGCGCTCTCTTCGATGTGGACTACGACGAGATGGTGATTGTGAAGGATGTCGAGTTCTACTCGATGTGTGAGCATCATCTGCTGCCGTTCTTCGGCAAGGCGCATGTGGCATATGTGCCGAACGGCAAGGTGATCGGGTTGAGCAAGATTCCGCGGCTAGTAGATGTTTTCGCGCGACGGTTGCAGGTGCAGGAGCGGCTGACGCGGCAGATCGGCGATGCGATCACAGAGGCGATCCAGCCGCAGGGGGTCGCGGTGATTCTGGAGGCTTCGCACCTGTGCATGATGATGCGTGGCGTGGAGAAACAGCAGTCGACGACAGTCACTTCCGCGATGCTTGGCGTCTTTAAGACGCAACTACAGACGCGGAATGAGTTTCTCGCGCTGGTACGTCGTGGCGGCAGCAGCATCTAG
- the truB gene encoding tRNA pseudouridine(55) synthase TruB: MNGLLILDKPSGITSHDCVSLVRRVTGEKSIGHLGTLDPMATGVLPLLLGKYTRLAQFFGHAEKQYTGTIRFGFATDSFDADGMTAGDPKPLERTLEELRELAKKFHGPIDQMPPVFSAKKINGVAAHKLARAGAEVPVKPARITIHEFELLSLRGEECGFSITVSAGGYVRSVAHEMGALAGCGAHLSVLRRTHAGAFGLGQAITIDTLKGMAGNLGELEQLLPHPRTLLPEMPSVTVDEQTAGRIRNGMQVNLPEFSHAPLVKVFTSPTELMAIARRVAGTLMQPIVVMG, from the coding sequence ATGAACGGCCTTCTTATTCTCGACAAGCCTTCGGGCATTACTTCGCATGACTGTGTGTCTCTAGTACGCCGCGTTACCGGCGAAAAATCGATTGGTCATCTGGGAACGCTGGACCCTATGGCTACGGGAGTTCTGCCGCTGCTGCTTGGAAAGTACACGCGGCTGGCTCAGTTCTTTGGCCACGCGGAGAAGCAGTACACCGGCACGATCCGGTTTGGTTTTGCAACGGATAGCTTCGATGCTGACGGGATGACTGCGGGTGATCCGAAGCCATTGGAGCGGACGCTGGAGGAGCTTCGCGAACTGGCAAAGAAGTTTCATGGGCCGATCGATCAGATGCCGCCTGTATTTTCGGCGAAGAAGATCAATGGTGTCGCGGCGCACAAGCTGGCGCGTGCCGGGGCTGAGGTCCCTGTGAAGCCGGCACGGATTACGATTCATGAGTTCGAGCTGCTGTCTCTTCGCGGTGAAGAGTGTGGCTTCTCGATCACGGTGAGTGCTGGGGGGTATGTGCGTTCGGTAGCGCATGAGATGGGTGCGTTGGCGGGCTGCGGAGCGCATCTGTCGGTGTTGCGACGTACGCATGCCGGGGCGTTTGGGCTGGGGCAGGCGATCACTATCGACACACTGAAGGGAATGGCGGGCAATCTTGGCGAACTGGAGCAGCTTCTGCCACATCCGCGGACGTTGCTCCCTGAGATGCCGTCGGTGACGGTAGACGAGCAGACTGCGGGGCGCATCCGCAATGGGATGCAGGTGAATCTGCCGGAGTTTTCGCATGCTCCGCTGGTGAAGGTCTTCACTTCGCCGACGGAGTTGATGGCGATTGCGCGGCGCGTTGCAGGGACGCTGATGCAGCCTATTGTGGTAATGGGTTAA
- a CDS encoding arylesterase, whose product MTPATPAPSDTRPVIVCFGDSLTAGLGTDPGQSYPDFLQADLDAKGYRYRVDNEGVSGATSKDGVARLPDILAMKPAVVIVEFGGNDGLRGLPIVDMRANLDTILNGLKSSGTKVMLAGITLPPDYGPDYVNQFTASYPILAKKYHVPLLPFLLQGVFGVDGMMQADRTHATARGNEIVAQNVLPVVLPLLRKQR is encoded by the coding sequence GTGACTCCAGCAACACCTGCACCCTCCGATACCCGCCCTGTGATTGTCTGCTTCGGCGACAGCCTCACCGCAGGCCTCGGCACCGATCCCGGCCAAAGCTACCCCGACTTTCTCCAGGCGGATCTCGACGCGAAGGGCTACCGCTACCGCGTGGACAACGAAGGCGTCAGTGGAGCTACTTCCAAAGATGGCGTAGCGCGACTTCCCGACATCCTCGCCATGAAGCCCGCCGTCGTCATCGTGGAGTTCGGAGGCAATGATGGCCTGCGCGGTCTCCCCATCGTCGACATGCGCGCCAACCTCGACACCATCCTCAACGGACTCAAGTCCTCAGGCACAAAGGTCATGCTCGCTGGCATCACGCTACCGCCGGACTACGGTCCCGACTATGTAAATCAGTTCACCGCCTCTTACCCCATACTCGCAAAGAAGTACCACGTACCCTTGCTCCCTTTTCTTCTGCAAGGCGTCTTCGGCGTCGATGGAATGATGCAGGCAGACCGCACCCACGCTACTGCAAGAGGCAACGAGATCGTCGCGCAGAATGTTTTGCCGGTAGTCCTTCCGCTTCTCAGAAAACAGCGTTAA
- a CDS encoding 6-carboxytetrahydropterin synthase, which produces MKAYLSRRYRFSASHRLHSESFTAEQNRTIFGKCNNPFGHGHNYVVQVTMSGQVDPATGMVCNLAELDAFAQINLLSLFDHANLNTLTIFEAIVPSTENLARVIYQIFRDFPAAHLENIHVEETNNNFFDYDGDRDTYIGSRL; this is translated from the coding sequence ATGAAGGCGTACCTGTCGCGGAGATATCGGTTCAGTGCGTCGCATCGGCTGCATAGCGAGAGCTTTACGGCGGAGCAGAATCGCACGATCTTTGGCAAGTGCAACAATCCGTTCGGGCATGGTCATAACTATGTGGTGCAGGTAACGATGAGCGGGCAGGTTGATCCGGCGACGGGGATGGTTTGCAACCTGGCGGAGTTGGATGCGTTTGCGCAAATTAACTTGTTGTCGCTATTCGACCACGCGAACCTTAATACATTGACGATCTTTGAAGCGATTGTGCCGAGCACTGAGAATTTAGCAAGAGTGATTTATCAGATCTTTCGGGATTTTCCCGCAGCTCATCTTGAAAATATTCATGTTGAAGAGACGAACAATAACTTCTTCGACTATGACGGCGATCGAGATACCTATATCGGGAGCAGGCTCTAA
- a CDS encoding Fe-S-containing protein — MLQAFIITLREGVEASLIVGIVFAYLSKIGRHDLKRTVFWALGSAIAASVAAAVVVARLNFNSDIFEGWVMLAAAAFVISMIWFMHKTARSMKGEIEQKIAKFTGGQGVSRLGLFFFVFLLVLREGVETVLILSAVSLNSTELLSFTGTLLGIAVAVVFGVLFIRGSVKINLQRFFRVTTVILYFVTFQLIVSGLHELSENGVLPSSTAEMRYIGPIVRNDLFFFVTMLALAGLMMLLEYKRRVPVALAANASAADKRRAEWSQRREKMWMTAVVGTSFLFIFLSTAEFIYAKSATALSPTAAVTLVGNIVTVPTAEVNDDQLHRYGVKLDDGKGGTAEVRFLLYKKPDGNIVSVADACQICGPVGFYIGSQGITCKMCASPLNGASMGQPGGCNPIPLKSTNDHGQITIAAADLRTLTTVFEK; from the coding sequence ATGCTGCAGGCCTTTATCATCACGCTCCGCGAGGGTGTGGAAGCGTCGCTGATTGTCGGAATCGTCTTTGCCTATCTCAGCAAAATCGGTCGCCATGATCTGAAGCGCACCGTCTTCTGGGCGCTCGGTTCAGCCATCGCCGCCAGTGTTGCCGCCGCTGTCGTCGTCGCCCGCCTCAACTTCAACTCCGACATCTTCGAAGGCTGGGTGATGCTCGCCGCCGCCGCCTTCGTCATCAGCATGATCTGGTTCATGCACAAGACCGCCCGCTCCATGAAGGGCGAGATCGAACAAAAGATCGCCAAATTCACCGGAGGCCAGGGCGTCTCGCGGCTCGGCCTGTTCTTTTTTGTCTTTTTGCTTGTCCTGCGCGAAGGCGTTGAGACGGTCCTCATCCTCTCTGCCGTCTCGCTCAACTCCACCGAGCTGCTCAGCTTCACCGGAACCCTCCTCGGCATCGCCGTCGCCGTCGTCTTCGGCGTCCTCTTCATTCGCGGCAGCGTCAAGATCAACCTGCAGCGCTTCTTCCGCGTCACGACGGTCATCCTCTACTTCGTCACCTTCCAACTCATCGTCAGCGGCTTGCATGAGCTCTCCGAAAACGGCGTCCTGCCCTCCAGCACCGCAGAGATGCGCTACATCGGGCCCATCGTCCGCAACGACCTCTTCTTCTTCGTCACCATGCTCGCCCTTGCGGGCCTCATGATGCTGCTGGAGTACAAGCGTCGTGTCCCCGTAGCTCTCGCCGCCAATGCCTCTGCCGCCGACAAACGCCGCGCCGAGTGGTCCCAACGCCGCGAGAAGATGTGGATGACCGCCGTCGTCGGCACCAGCTTCCTCTTCATCTTCCTCTCCACCGCCGAGTTCATCTACGCCAAGAGCGCCACCGCCCTGTCGCCCACCGCAGCCGTTACGCTCGTCGGCAACATCGTCACCGTCCCCACCGCCGAGGTCAACGACGATCAGCTCCACCGCTACGGCGTGAAGCTAGACGACGGCAAAGGCGGCACCGCCGAGGTCCGCTTCCTCCTCTACAAGAAGCCCGATGGCAACATCGTCTCCGTCGCCGACGCCTGCCAGATCTGCGGCCCTGTCGGCTTCTACATCGGCTCGCAGGGCATCACCTGCAAGATGTGCGCCAGCCCGCTCAACGGAGCCTCCATGGGCCAGCCAGGTGGCTGCAATCCCATTCCGCTCAAGTCCACCAACGACCACGGTCAGATCACCATCGCCGCCGCCGACCTCCGCACCCTCACCACGGTCTTCGAGAAATAG
- a CDS encoding 6-pyruvoyl trahydropterin synthase family protein, with translation MILLTRKAEFSSAHFYWNDAWSVEENERVFGRCANRNGHGHNYTLEVTVAGEVDPTTGFVVDLKELKDILEREVVSVYDHRHLNFEVPEFKTAIPTTENMAIAIWQRLDGKIPHARLHRVRVYEMADLFADYYGER, from the coding sequence ATGATCCTGTTGACCCGCAAAGCCGAGTTTTCTTCCGCGCATTTTTATTGGAACGATGCGTGGTCTGTTGAGGAGAACGAGCGTGTGTTTGGGCGGTGCGCGAATCGTAACGGACATGGGCACAACTACACACTCGAGGTGACGGTCGCGGGAGAGGTAGACCCGACCACGGGATTCGTCGTCGATCTCAAGGAGTTGAAGGATATCCTGGAGCGCGAGGTGGTAAGCGTGTACGACCATCGCCATCTGAACTTCGAGGTGCCTGAGTTTAAGACGGCGATTCCAACGACGGAGAACATGGCGATCGCGATCTGGCAACGTCTGGACGGGAAGATTCCTCATGCACGGCTGCATCGGGTACGCGTATACGAGATGGCGGACCTCTTTGCGGACTACTATGGTGAGCGATGA
- a CDS encoding histidine phosphatase family protein has product MRVLSVSRRALSLCLFALFLVAAARFVAAQTPQPPATIYLIRHAEKLTDGESDLSATGFKRAAVLANLFAPPSGERTAPALATPQVLFATHASKHSNRPVETITPLAAALHLPIHSDILNEDYAALAHELLSGRYAGEVVLVAWHHGKLPELATALGAVPPYTPWPDTQFDRIWRIDYVNGKATLTDLPQELLPGDSK; this is encoded by the coding sequence ATGCGTGTTCTTTCAGTTTCGCGACGTGCTCTATCGCTCTGTCTTTTTGCCCTGTTTCTTGTTGCGGCTGCACGTTTTGTTGCGGCGCAGACTCCTCAGCCTCCAGCGACGATCTATTTGATTCGGCATGCAGAGAAGCTGACGGATGGGGAGAGCGACCTGTCTGCTACCGGCTTCAAAAGGGCTGCCGTGCTGGCAAATTTATTTGCTCCGCCGAGCGGGGAGCGTACCGCTCCGGCCTTGGCCACTCCCCAGGTGCTCTTTGCGACGCACGCGAGCAAGCACTCGAACCGTCCGGTGGAGACAATTACGCCTCTGGCGGCGGCTCTGCACCTGCCGATCCACAGTGACATCCTGAATGAGGACTATGCCGCGCTGGCGCATGAGCTGCTCAGTGGACGGTATGCCGGGGAGGTGGTGCTGGTGGCATGGCACCATGGGAAGCTGCCGGAGCTGGCAACTGCGCTGGGGGCAGTGCCTCCGTACACACCATGGCCCGATACGCAGTTCGACCGCATCTGGCGGATCGATTATGTGAATGGGAAGGCCACGCTGACGGATCTGCCGCAGGAGTTGCTGCCGGGGGATTCAAAGTAA